Proteins found in one Dermacentor silvarum isolate Dsil-2018 chromosome 8, BIME_Dsil_1.4, whole genome shotgun sequence genomic segment:
- the LOC125947789 gene encoding sulfotransferase ssu-1-like: MAVDVRYPRGPLYRDIDGFRLNAYVSVDLYRSALGYKPRADDVFIATFPKSGTTWMQQMGYLILHDGSPAPDGMDFFKTMPFLELFGAEDVAKMKRPGFIKTHLPYNLVPKSPSAKYVYLCRNPKDVCVSFFYHTKGFVAYDFADGKLEDFFDVFLQGATDFGDYFDHVLSWYAHRNDPNVLLMHYEDIKTDPKNHVLKLAAFLGDEYHRKLVEHPEALDQVIKYSGVDFMRSETGAHIKTFLTRPLDKNKDVCPGLKHYHDAAMKYPKTVGFIRKGVVGDWKDHFTPEMNTKMEAKIYQRFAGTDIIDVWKRHGIL, from the coding sequence ATGGCTGTGGACGTGAGGTATCCGCGAGGTCCCTTGTACAGAGACATAGACGGTTTCAGGCTGAACGCCTACGTGTCGGTAGATCTGTATCGTTCAGCGCTAGGGTACAAGCCGCGAGCGGACGACGTCTTCATCGCCACGTTTCCCAAAAGTGGGACGACATGGATGCAACAGATGGGCTACCTCATTCTTCACGATGGATCGCCTGCTCCTGACGGAATGGACTTCTTCAAGACCATGCCCTTCTTAGAGCTGTTCGGTGCCGAAGATGTGGCAAAGATGAAGCGACCAGGTTTTATCAAGACACACCTACCCTATAACCTGGTACCGAAGAGTCCCTCCGCGAAGTATGTGTACCTCTGCAGGAACCCAAAGGACGTCTGTGTATCGTTCTTTTACCACACCAAAGGTTTCGTGGCGTACGACTTCGCGGACGGCAAACTCGAAGACTTCTTCGATGTTTTCTTGCAAGGCGCGACCGATTTCGGCgactacttcgatcatgtgctctCCTGGTACGCTCACCGCAATGATCCCAACGTGCTGTTGATGCACTACGAGGACATCAAGACTGACCCCAAGAACCATGTGCTAAAGCTCGCCGCTTTTCTAGGCGACGAGTACCACCGGAAACTTGTCGAACACCCGGAGGCACTGGACCAAGTAATCAAGTACAGCGGAGTAGATTTTATGAGATCCGAAACGGGTGCCCACATAAAGACATTCCTCACCAGGCCACTGGACAAAAACAAAGACGTGTGTCCTGGTCTGAAGCACTATCATGATGCCGCGATGAAATATCCCAAAACAGTGGGTTTTATCCGCAAGGGTGTGGTAGGAGACTGGAAGGACCACTTCACGCCTGAAATGAACACGAAAATGGAAGCAAAGATCTATCAGAGGTTTGCCGGCACAGACATTATTGACGTCTGGAAGAGGCACGGTATCCTATGA